A genome region from Oenanthe melanoleuca isolate GR-GAL-2019-014 chromosome 2, OMel1.0, whole genome shotgun sequence includes the following:
- the FBXO43 gene encoding F-box only protein 43, which yields MSDSNPVRFNSLKINRLTPSRGNFKCSNFKDTCCSSAFLDRRCNELVKDPDAGHEDVPSVTGVSLLQEHSEHIHPRAFFPRSPSIEKEFNSISLSEEREANRSADFFETPKSSRKGSSLRRRLLLPKSGEAGTTVGCCERQPSSSGSIRKKIFSCVLSSDEKLSQTAADSPKDKGYKLLTTSTSESDSPKDKSYKPLTANTSEPEDSNPDSPRRRLSFSQQRTSTLDESQCKDPLLLESENLSPIQWKDVTASNSSTASNECNANVLVSVRYRVLRTPTYNVLPEASEGKFLTSIASPVENLNFGLCDINSSPVKVANYPDLSTPEDSGYNSLPLDKSGDSLSDYEGSFQELFQKHKEDSKTSDSKRKTRKLERVRRLSTLRELGSQSETEDNHGSPTSMHILTKERNFVSEDHDLVLKEQPAGDLVVSHRDLSRTPALKIVHEICLQRQRSQQKQISENIDGKEIFALDHVLPGLIGKKMGLEKLDILTELKDRNLKHVLAIVLDALTVESLCSIWKVSKSWREIIVQDRSADKRRKLYTKQLKEAAREYLLKTEDAATRLNILNRSALRPVQAQARTPVLQTPPSHSELTPRRCSSLPHSSSRQEEYMKVAKTLFTDEALKPCPRCQYPAKYQLVKKRGLCSREACAFEFCILCLHAFHGSKECNSLSAKRKNKKDAPPGSAQSKRNLKRL from the exons ATGTCAGACAGTAATCCAGTGAGGTTCAATAgtcttaaaataaatagattaaCACCTTCCAGGGGCAACTTTAAATGCTCTAATTTTAAAGACACATGTTGCAGTTCAGCATTTTTGGACAGGAGATGCAATGAGTTGGTAAAAGATCCTGATGCAGGACATGAAGACGTACCGAGTGTAACAGGTGTATCATTGCTACAGGAGCATTCTGAGCACATCCATCCACGTGCCTTCTTTCCAAGGTCACCATCTATTGAAAAAGAATTCAATTCTATCTCCTTAtcagaagaaagagaagcaaataGAAGTGCAGATTTTTTTGAAACTCCTAAATCAAGTAGAAAAGGCTCCTCACTGCGCAGGAGGCTTCTTTTACCCAAGAGTGGTGAAGCTGGCACAACTGTAGGATGCTGTGAAAGACAACCTAGTTCTTCAGgaagcatcaggaaaaaaatattctcttgtGTTCTGAGCTCTGATGAAAAGCTTTCACAAACTGCTGCAGATTCTCCAAAAGATAAAGGTTACAAACTTCTGACAACTAGCACTTCAGAATCTGATTCTCCAAAAGATAAAAGTTATAAACCTCTGACAGCTAACACTTCAGAACCTGAGGACTCTAATCCTGATTCTCCAAGACGGAGGCTTTCCTTTTCACAACAAAGGACTTCTACTCTAGATGAGTCCCAGTGTAAGGACCCCTTATTGTTAGAATCAGAAAATTTGTCTCCAATTCAGTGGAAGGATGTCACTGCTAGTAACAGTAGTACTGCTAGTAACGAATGTAATGCAAATGTTCTTGTGAGTGTTAGATACAGGGTGCTTAGGACTCCTACATACAATGTGTTACCTGAAGCCAGTGAGGGTAAATTCCTGACTTCTATCGCCAGTCCTGTAGAGAACTTGAACTTTGGACTGTGTGATATAAACTCTTCCCCTGTTAAGGTAGCAAATTACCCAGATCTCTCAACGCCTGAGGACAGCGGATATAATTCACTTCCTTTGGACAAATCAGGAGACTCACTGTCTGATTATGAGGGATCTTTCCAAGAGCTCTTCCAAAAGCACAAAGAGGATTCCAAAACTTCAGACAGtaaaagaaagacaagaaaactTGAGCGAGTCAGAAGGTTATCTACTCTTCGGGAACTAGGCTCCCAGTCAGAGACAGAAGATAATCATGGCAGTCCTACTTCAATGCATATattaacaaaagaaagaaactttGTCAGTGAAGATCATGATTTAGTTCTAAAAGAACAGCCTGCTGGAGACCTGGTTGTAAGTCATAGAGATCTCTCAAGAACTCCAGCTCTGAAAATAGTTCATGAAATTTGCTTGCAAAGACAAAGATCACAGCAAAAACAAATCTCAGAGAATAttgatggaaaagaaatatttgcattagaTCATGTTCTTCCTGGACTTATTGGCAAGAAAATGGGCCTTGaaaaattagatattttaaCAGAATTGAAAGATAGAAATTTAAAACATGTTCTTGCTATAGTTTTAGATGCTTTGACAGTGGAAAGTCTATGCAG CATTTGGAAAGTAAGCAAAAGCTGGCGTGAAATCATTGTACAAGACAGAAGTGCAGATAAGAGGAGAAAGTTGTACACAAAACAGCTGAAAGAAGCAGCTCGG GAATATTTATTGAAAACTGAAGATGCTGCTACAAGACTTAACATTCTCAATAGATCTGCTCTAAGGCCTGTTCAAGCTCAAGCCAGAACTCCTGTTTTACAGACACCACCTTCACACAGTGAACTTACACCTAGGAGATGCAGTTCTCTTCCCCACTCATCTAGTAGGCAGGAAGAATACATGAAA GTTGCTAAAACTCTGTTCACTGATGAAGCTCTAAAACCTTGTCCAAGATGTCAATATCCTGCTAAATATCAATTGGTAAAGAAACGAGGACTATGTAGCAGGGAAGCATGTGCATTTGAGTTCTGTATTTTATGTCTGCATGCATTCCATGGGTCAAAAGAATGTAATAGTTTATCTGCAAAACggaagaataaaaaagatgCTCCACCAGGAAGTGcccaaagcaaaagaaatttaaaaagactCTAA